The sequence TATGCTGGAAGGACTGGGCATCGATACCGGCGTGGATCTGGATAAGATCATCGACTGCGTATGGATGCTGGAGAAAATTATTGGTCGCGCCGTATTTGGTCACGTGGCTAAGGCTGGCCCAAGACCAATGCATCCGGATGCATTTTACGATCCGAACATTCCGGGTTTAGAAAGTCTGGAAGCGGCCAAGCATTTTAAGTTGGGGCCGCAAGCATACCAAAAAGAGGGTTACACCCCGTGGAAGCATCCTATCTCTGGTCCTTACTATCAAGGGCCGCGAGAATCTATAAATGATGGACATAAGGAGAAGACAAATGGACTTTAGTTATTCTGATGATCAAGAGATGATCCGCGATTCGGTGAGGAAATACGCTGAGGCGGAACTTCTTACCCAATACAAGCGATGGGACAGAACCGGTGAGTGGCTGACCAAGGATTTCATGGACAAGCTGATCAATATGGGATTGTTGCGGTTGCGCCTTCCAGAAAAGTACGGTGGTCAGGGTTATTCGTTCGTCGACTGCGGGATCGTGTGTGAGGAGATTGGTCGTTGTGACCATAACATCCGGTACATCATCAGCAACGCCATTCACCTCGGTGAAATGGCTTCGTCCATGGCGCCAGAGTTGCAAGAAGAGTGGATTCCACGTATTGCCAACGGCGAAATGATGTCGCTGGCCTTCACCGAACCCGGCGGTGGTGCCGATGCAGGCAACATCACAACTAAGGCAGTTAAGGATGGCGATCATTACATCATCACCGGCGAGAAAACCAGCATCACCTTTTGTGGGGTCTCGAAGGTGGTGTTCGTCTCGGCTCGGACCGGCGGACCCGGACCTCGGGGACTTTCATTCTTTCTGGTTCCAACCGACACGCCTGGCGTTACCGCCACGCCTTTCGAGCGCATGGGACAACGGATTGATCGTGCGGGTAGCTTCTTCTTTGACAATGTGCGGATACCAGCACGTAATATGATCGGCGAGGAGAACCAAGGTTTCATCTGGGCGATGACGATCATCGGTTACAACCGCAATTTCGTTCCATTGGCTTGTATCGGCGCTGCCCAAAAATCCCTCGACGAAACAATCGAGTACGTCAAGATCAGACAAGTTATGGGGCGTTCACTTTCAAAATGGCAAGGCGTGGCAAACGAACTGGCAATGGAGGCAACGAAGCTGGAGGCGGCACGTATGTTGTGTTACCGCGCTTTGTCATTGAAGGACAAGGGACTGCGCCATGATAAAGAATCGTCGATGGCCAAGTGGTGGGGCGTGAAGGCGGCCAACGAAGTCCTTTATACGTGTATGCGTTTGCACGGCCATTACGGTTGGGCGAAAGATTTGCCGTTCGAGCAACGACTGCGGGATTGTCTGGGAATGGAGTCTGCGGACGGACCGCGTGAGGTGCATCTGGGCATCATTGCGCGTGACATACTTGGGAAAGAATTCGCCCCATTTTGAACCAACACCACATTGCAATATAAATGCATGGAAATCCGCCCGATGATGGGATCACGCGCACAATCGGATGCTGTGATGACGGCGGGGACTAACAGCAAGAGGGAGTACTTATGAAGCTCGAAGGCATCCGTGTCATTGACCTGTCGCGCTTTCTGCCCGGACCAATGTTGACGCAGTTCATGGCCGATCACGGCGCCGAGGTCATCAAGATTGAGTCAGTCGACGAGGGCGAGCCGACTCGCGCCGTTGGCGAGATGCGCGACGGGGTCAGCGTATTCTTTGCCAACTCCAGCCGCGGCAAGAAGAGCCTGGCGCTAGATCTAAAGCAACCGGCCGGACTGGAGGCATTGATGCGGCTGATCGAGGTCTCGGACGTCGTCATTGAGGCGTTTCGGCCCGGCGTGGCCGGCCGCATCGGCGTCGGCTATCAACAGATCAGCGCGCGCGCGCCGCACATCGTATATGCATCAATCTCTGCCTTTGGGCAGAGCGGTCCGTACCGTGACCTCGCCACCCACGACCTCGCGATTGAGGCGATGGCCGGTGTGCTGTCGCTGAACCGGGGCAGGGATGGCGAGCCTGCAATTCCCGGATTGCCGGCAGCAGACATGCTGGCGTCGATGGTCACGCTCTCAGGCGTGATGATGGCGCTGCTTCGTCGCAAAGAAACCGGCCGCGGGGATTTTATCGACATGGCAATGGCTGATTGCTTGCTTGCCGCTATTCCCAACAACCTCGACACAGCGATGGCGGGGAGACGTCAACCTAACGTCCCCGAGGCGCGCTCGCTCGGCGGCAACGCGCTCTACGCCATTTACGCTACCAAGGATGGCGACTGGATCGCGCTCGGCGGGCAAGAGATGAAATTCGCTGTCAATCTTCTCACCATGCTGGGCCGGCCCGATCTGATCGATATATGCAAGCTGCCGCCAGGTAAGGGGCAACATCCTGTGCGTGACTTTCTGACAGAAACCTTCCGCACTAAAACCAAGAGCGAGTGGGTGGCCTATTTCAAGGGTCGAGATATACCCTTCGCACCCGTGCAAACGCTGCCTGAAATGCTCGAAGACGCCCACTTCAGGCAGCGTGGTGCTGTCATAACCGATGAACGTGGCTGGGACCATATCGGCAATCCAATCCGATTCACGGACGAACCGGGACACACACGCTTCGACGCGCCAGCGCTCGGGCAACATTCGGCAGCGATCTTGCGTGAACTGCACTATTCGGAAGGTGAGATCGCAAAACTCCAGGAGGATGGCACCATCAAAGAAGCAACACAGGAAGATATCTCGCGTCATACCGGCTCGGACAAGACGATACCCATTGGCGGCGCTGCGTAAATCTGCATTTTGAAAATTCGGGCTTTTTTGGGTTGTGATGCAACTAGCGACATTTGTTTAATCAATGTCGTGATGTTGCATCGCTTTAGGTGACTTGTGCTGCATTTTAGGTGATCGATTTGTTTTAGCTGTGCATGCGCAAACGCCTTATGGCGAACTAGCCTTGCTGGATTCGGTGGCGAAATTTGCGTTCTCCCATTGTTTTCACCAGATAGGTAAAAGAAAACTGATATTTCGAATGTCAACGATTGCAAAGAAGGATTATCTTTTGTTAAAAATGGTGGCCTTCGGGTAATTGTTCCCATCTTTTTTCGCCTTGTCATTGCCATTATTTAATCTCAAAAGTAGTGAACGTCGCTGCTTACGGAATGCACACAAACGCTTGCTTTTTCACGTTTGAAATCGTCAAAAAATCAGGCCAATTTATCTACCTAAAACGATTTTCCATTTATCGTTTAATAACGACATGTGCTAATATAATTTGCATGACAAATACTGTAACCAAGCCCCGCAAAACCACTACTACGGTATCCCGTAAACCTCAAAAAGCCGCCGCTACAGTAGCAGAGGCATTACGCCGTCAAATTGTCACGGGTAAGCTCAAACCTGGCGACAAGTTACATCCCGAGAACGTACTACAAATCGAATTCGGCATCTCGCGTCCAACGCTTCGCGAAGCGTTGCGCCTTCTCGAATCTGAGTCGCTCATCACCATCGCCCGCGGCAGACACGGTGGGGCACGTGTGAACTCAATCGATGTCGGTGCCGCGGCCCGCCAAGTCGGTCTGTTTCTACAAATCGAAGGCACGACACTAGAAGACATATGGCTCGCTCGCATCGTCATTGAACCACCAGCCGCCGGATTGCTGGCGGCGTCGCGCAACCCCATCGCCTTAGCTGAGCTTGA is a genomic window of Glaciimonas sp. CA11.2 containing:
- a CDS encoding FadR/GntR family transcriptional regulator — translated: MTNTVTKPRKTTTTVSRKPQKAAATVAEALRRQIVTGKLKPGDKLHPENVLQIEFGISRPTLREALRLLESESLITIARGRHGGARVNSIDVGAAARQVGLFLQIEGTTLEDIWLARIVIEPPAAGLLAASRNPIALAELEANIAEAREAAQSDLIRYADLSAEFSMLITRHCGNKTIHLLASLIYNIIRRQHEHVTERTIEKASVDKLRQDSIKDRQKMVKLMRSGTPAAAEKFWRTHLEHTRDLVMSAYRAPRTIDVLNEPIGELRAVGIVKRPARLAQ
- a CDS encoding CaiB/BaiF CoA-transferase family protein, producing the protein MKLEGIRVIDLSRFLPGPMLTQFMADHGAEVIKIESVDEGEPTRAVGEMRDGVSVFFANSSRGKKSLALDLKQPAGLEALMRLIEVSDVVIEAFRPGVAGRIGVGYQQISARAPHIVYASISAFGQSGPYRDLATHDLAIEAMAGVLSLNRGRDGEPAIPGLPAADMLASMVTLSGVMMALLRRKETGRGDFIDMAMADCLLAAIPNNLDTAMAGRRQPNVPEARSLGGNALYAIYATKDGDWIALGGQEMKFAVNLLTMLGRPDLIDICKLPPGKGQHPVRDFLTETFRTKTKSEWVAYFKGRDIPFAPVQTLPEMLEDAHFRQRGAVITDERGWDHIGNPIRFTDEPGHTRFDAPALGQHSAAILRELHYSEGEIAKLQEDGTIKEATQEDISRHTGSDKTIPIGGAA
- a CDS encoding acyl-CoA dehydrogenase family protein, encoding MDFSYSDDQEMIRDSVRKYAEAELLTQYKRWDRTGEWLTKDFMDKLINMGLLRLRLPEKYGGQGYSFVDCGIVCEEIGRCDHNIRYIISNAIHLGEMASSMAPELQEEWIPRIANGEMMSLAFTEPGGGADAGNITTKAVKDGDHYIITGEKTSITFCGVSKVVFVSARTGGPGPRGLSFFLVPTDTPGVTATPFERMGQRIDRAGSFFFDNVRIPARNMIGEENQGFIWAMTIIGYNRNFVPLACIGAAQKSLDETIEYVKIRQVMGRSLSKWQGVANELAMEATKLEAARMLCYRALSLKDKGLRHDKESSMAKWWGVKAANEVLYTCMRLHGHYGWAKDLPFEQRLRDCLGMESADGPREVHLGIIARDILGKEFAPF